From one Thermodesulfovibrionales bacterium genomic stretch:
- a CDS encoding SPOR domain-containing protein, translating into MRMRSCLILFVLVGGIFLISARSPDAEDEYYSIQIASHGTLESAQRQFRILKKRLPDDDLAYLRVEKIGDLFSVRLGRFNDKESALSLLNRLRPQLPGAVILKVPIKDANIIDIYGEGLPADLKEPRPRETREAKPSGSPKKDDGTAGGTSPVFSRSVIKGTVLESRVAPSGLTCSGSKGVLYLIMVYVEEVEDVANYENFLRDKKDRSLSFFTGEAPAALSGKRIKAIVEYRGDKRCRLYWIEDIVIIP; encoded by the coding sequence ATGAGGATGAGGAGTTGTCTGATACTCTTTGTGCTCGTCGGCGGGATATTCCTCATCTCCGCCCGCTCCCCAGACGCTGAAGATGAATACTACTCCATTCAGATAGCAAGCCACGGTACTCTTGAGTCGGCGCAAAGACAGTTCAGAATCCTCAAAAAGAGACTACCGGACGATGACCTTGCTTACCTCAGGGTAGAGAAGATCGGCGACCTTTTTTCCGTGAGGCTCGGCAGGTTCAACGACAAGGAATCGGCATTGTCGCTGCTCAATAGACTCAGGCCGCAGCTGCCGGGAGCTGTCATCCTTAAGGTCCCTATAAAGGATGCAAACATCATTGATATATACGGCGAAGGCCTGCCGGCTGACCTGAAGGAACCTCGGCCCCGGGAAACGAGGGAGGCCAAACCATCAGGGTCTCCCAAAAAGGACGATGGCACCGCTGGCGGGACATCGCCGGTATTCAGCAGGTCAGTCATAAAGGGCACCGTCCTCGAAAGCAGGGTTGCTCCGTCAGGCCTCACCTGTTCAGGGTCGAAGGGAGTCCTGTATCTGATCATGGTATATGTTGAGGAGGTAGAAGATGTGGCCAACTACGAGAACTTCCTCAGGGACAAAAAAGACCGGTCCCTGTCGTTCTTTACCGGAGAAGCGCCGGCAGCCTTATCGGGAAAACGTATAAAGGCGATTGTTGAGTACAGGGGCGACAAGAGATGCAGACTTTACTGGATAGAGGATATCGTGATCATTCCTTAG
- the tsf gene encoding translation elongation factor Ts, producing the protein MATITADMVKELREKTGVGMMECKKALTETGGDFDKAVLVLRQKGLATASKKAGRSASEGSIGSYIHMERIGVLVEVNCETDFVARTDDFKALVKDIAMHIAAANPTYVSREDVPRDVVENEKAIYRAQVTGKAAQVVEKIVEGKLEKFFADTCLLEQVFIKDPEQKLKIKDLVTEKIAKLGENIVVRRFVRFQVGERS; encoded by the coding sequence ATGGCAACGATTACGGCGGATATGGTCAAGGAACTGAGGGAGAAGACGGGCGTCGGCATGATGGAATGCAAGAAAGCCCTTACCGAGACGGGCGGAGATTTTGACAAGGCCGTCTTGGTCCTCAGGCAGAAAGGTCTGGCAACAGCATCGAAGAAGGCTGGGAGGAGCGCCTCGGAAGGTTCCATCGGCTCCTATATCCATATGGAGAGGATCGGCGTCCTTGTGGAAGTCAACTGCGAGACCGATTTTGTTGCCAGGACCGATGATTTCAAGGCCCTCGTGAAGGACATCGCTATGCACATAGCTGCGGCGAACCCGACGTACGTGTCGCGGGAGGACGTTCCCCGGGATGTTGTCGAAAACGAGAAGGCCATTTACCGCGCCCAGGTCACAGGCAAAGCTGCTCAGGTCGTTGAAAAGATTGTTGAGGGAAAGCTCGAAAAGTTCTTTGCCGATACCTGCCTTCTCGAGCAGGTCTTTATCAAGGACCCTGAGCAGAAGCTCAAGATCAAGGACCTCGTGACTGAAAAGATCGCAAAACTCGGAGAGAACATCGTCGTGAGGCGTTTTGTGAGATTCCAGGTGGGCGAACGGTCATAG
- the frr gene encoding ribosome recycling factor, producing the protein MMQKELRKKTTDRMDGALEALKKDFASIRTGRASLALLDGIMVDYYGTATPLQQVASLSVPDPRQIAIQPWEQRIIPEIEKAVMKSDLGLTPSNDGRMIRIMIPPLTEERRKQLVKVVKKRAEEAKIAVRSIRRDTNEELKRLEKDQHLSEDDVKKFHDEIQRMTDSFIVKVDEVLKHKENEIMEV; encoded by the coding sequence ATGATGCAGAAGGAACTCAGAAAAAAGACCACTGACAGGATGGACGGTGCTCTTGAAGCACTGAAGAAGGACTTCGCCTCAATACGGACAGGAAGGGCTTCCCTGGCGCTCCTCGACGGCATTATGGTCGATTATTACGGGACGGCCACGCCTCTCCAGCAGGTTGCGAGCCTCAGCGTGCCTGACCCGCGCCAGATAGCGATCCAGCCGTGGGAGCAACGGATCATCCCCGAGATAGAGAAGGCGGTCATGAAGTCGGACCTCGGTCTTACACCTTCGAATGACGGACGGATGATACGCATCATGATCCCGCCCCTCACGGAGGAGCGAAGGAAACAGCTTGTGAAGGTCGTAAAGAAACGGGCCGAGGAGGCGAAGATCGCGGTCAGGAGCATCAGAAGAGATACGAACGAAGAACTCAAGAGGCTCGAAAAAGATCAGCACCTGAGTGAAGATGATGTCAAGAAGTTTCACGATGAGATCCAGCGGATGACAGACTCTTTTATCGTTAAAGTTGATGAAGTACTCAAGCATAAAGAAAATGAGATCATGGAGGTATAG
- a CDS encoding peptide chain release factor-like protein, which translates to MSRSKERDLKAKMDTLNIREEEIEESFVRSGGKGGQKVNKASTCVYLKHVPTGIEVKCQEERSQALNRYRARVILARKIEELIKGEESAERLRIEKIRRQKRKRSKRAKEKMLAEKRAISKKKRLRSPVVFHDDRAKGAG; encoded by the coding sequence GTGAGCCGGTCTAAGGAAAGGGATCTGAAGGCGAAGATGGATACCCTGAACATCCGTGAGGAGGAAATCGAGGAGTCCTTTGTGCGTTCAGGGGGCAAGGGCGGCCAGAAGGTGAACAAGGCCTCGACCTGTGTCTATCTGAAGCATGTTCCCACCGGTATCGAGGTGAAGTGCCAGGAAGAACGCTCGCAGGCCCTGAACCGCTACAGGGCAAGAGTAATCCTCGCGAGAAAGATTGAGGAATTGATCAAGGGTGAGGAGAGCGCGGAGAGACTGAGGATAGAGAAGATCAGGCGTCAGAAGAGGAAACGATCGAAGAGGGCAAAGGAAAAGATGTTGGCTGAAAAGAGGGCCATATCCAAAAAGAAGAGGCTCCGTTCACCCGTTGTCTTTCATGACGATCGAGCAAAAGGCGCAGGATAG
- the tolQ gene encoding protein TolQ, which translates to MQDTAIQLILQAGYVVKAILLILLFFSVFSWAIIIYKQRYFLKASKESEFFLRAFRAGRETRGLFSTAKNLTLSPLANVFKSVYTEEGRINRDEIKRLLRRYEALEIAKLEQYLNFLATTGSTTPFIGLFGTVWGIMNAFRGIGAAGSASLAVVAPGIAEALITTAAGLAAAIPAVVAYNYYLSRARKMIIEMEDFSEELLDFFSRETL; encoded by the coding sequence ATGCAGGATACAGCGATTCAATTGATTCTTCAGGCAGGCTATGTCGTAAAGGCGATCCTCCTGATCCTCTTGTTTTTTTCCGTCTTTTCGTGGGCGATAATCATTTATAAACAACGGTACTTCTTAAAGGCCTCGAAGGAGTCCGAATTCTTCCTGAGGGCATTCAGGGCCGGCCGTGAGACGAGGGGACTTTTCAGCACGGCAAAGAACCTTACCCTCAGCCCACTCGCCAACGTATTCAAGTCGGTATATACTGAAGAGGGCCGTATCAACAGGGATGAGATCAAGAGGCTCCTCCGGAGGTACGAGGCCCTCGAGATCGCAAAACTCGAACAATATCTCAATTTCCTTGCGACGACCGGTTCAACGACGCCTTTCATAGGCCTCTTCGGTACGGTTTGGGGTATCATGAACGCCTTTAGGGGGATCGGCGCTGCAGGCTCTGCATCGCTGGCTGTCGTGGCTCCGGGAATTGCCGAGGCCCTGATAACAACGGCAGCGGGACTCGCGGCAGCTATTCCTGCTGTTGTCGCATACAACTACTATCTCAGCCGTGCGAGGAAGATGATCATAGAAATGGAAGACTTCTCAGAAGAACTCCTTGATTTCTTTTCCAGGGAGACGCTGTGA
- a CDS encoding transglycosylase SLT domain-containing protein produces MVKKNVKGFAVMVFRKILLVTLVLSCLIVIPGFALVFAARDLAKPLHAVYQAGKMNPVILEWMRNNSGMPEEILSEVYRAAVRNGNADLILAICMVESNFNPKAKSKQGAIGLMGISPWAWLDELKAQGIVREKQDLYQISENIASGAYVLQKYLSRGKTLEKALIDYVGGDPEYARKVMKALGELYLAKWAMPDSA; encoded by the coding sequence ATGGTGAAGAAGAATGTGAAAGGCTTTGCGGTGATGGTCTTCAGGAAGATATTGCTGGTGACCCTTGTCCTTTCATGTCTCATCGTGATCCCGGGGTTTGCGCTGGTATTTGCAGCGAGAGACCTGGCCAAACCGCTCCATGCTGTTTATCAGGCAGGAAAGATGAACCCTGTCATCCTGGAATGGATGAGGAACAACTCCGGGATGCCCGAGGAAATCCTCTCGGAAGTTTACCGTGCTGCGGTGCGCAATGGTAACGCTGATCTGATACTGGCCATCTGCATGGTAGAGTCCAACTTCAACCCGAAGGCGAAGAGCAAACAAGGCGCCATAGGCCTTATGGGTATATCACCATGGGCCTGGCTTGACGAACTGAAGGCTCAGGGAATCGTGCGCGAGAAACAAGACCTTTACCAGATATCCGAGAATATAGCCTCAGGTGCGTATGTGCTGCAGAAGTATCTGTCGAGGGGCAAGACCCTTGAGAAGGCCTTAATAGATTATGTTGGAGGGGATCCCGAATATGCGCGCAAGGTCATGAAAGCCCTTGGCGAACTGTATCTGGCAAAGTGGGCAATGCCTGATTCAGCCTAA
- the pyrH gene encoding UMP kinase, whose translation MSMQKTLRYRRILLKLSGEALMGDKGYGIDSATVHYMASEIKGVARMGVEIAVVIGGGNIFRGVEASVKGMERASADYMGMLATVINALALQNALEKIGVHTRVQSAIGMQELAEPYIRRRAMRHLEKGRVVIFAAGTGNPYFTTDTAAALRAMEIGAEIILKATKVDGVYSSDPMKDPTAKRFVTISYIDVLRKGLSVMDSTAISLCMDNNLPITVFNLRGKGNIKRIVQGKRVGTLVGGYDAEGTQKKDH comes from the coding sequence ATGTCAATGCAGAAGACTCTTCGCTATAGGCGGATTCTCTTGAAGCTCAGCGGTGAAGCCCTCATGGGCGATAAGGGGTACGGCATCGATTCTGCCACCGTCCACTACATGGCATCCGAGATCAAGGGGGTAGCGAGGATGGGAGTCGAGATCGCCGTCGTGATTGGAGGAGGGAATATCTTCAGAGGGGTCGAAGCGAGTGTCAAGGGTATGGAGAGGGCGTCGGCAGATTATATGGGAATGCTCGCGACGGTGATCAATGCCCTTGCCCTTCAGAACGCCCTCGAGAAGATCGGCGTTCATACACGGGTCCAATCGGCGATAGGGATGCAGGAACTGGCAGAGCCCTATATCAGGCGCAGGGCGATGAGGCATCTCGAAAAAGGCAGGGTTGTCATCTTTGCTGCGGGAACAGGGAACCCCTATTTCACCACGGACACGGCTGCTGCCCTGCGGGCGATGGAGATAGGGGCCGAAATCATCCTGAAGGCAACAAAGGTCGACGGCGTCTATTCCTCTGACCCGATGAAGGACCCGACTGCCAAGAGATTCGTCACCATCAGCTACATTGACGTTCTCAGAAAGGGTCTATCCGTCATGGACTCGACGGCCATATCACTCTGTATGGACAACAACCTGCCCATTACGGTATTCAACCTGCGAGGGAAGGGCAATATCAAAAGGATTGTTCAGGGGAAAAGAGTAGGAACCCTGGTAGGGGGTTATGATGCAGAAGGAACTCAGAAAAAAGACCACTGA
- a CDS encoding FAD-dependent oxidoreductase yields MKKRIVIIGGGFGGLESALSLWEILESQADITLIDRNACHSFIPSIHEIISGKVGARDIQIPLSVVLSPTTVTFLQDEVVSIDPWNRQVITPSRVMEFDYLVLSSGAEDNFFGVPGAAEFSHPFRSPESAERISATVKGLLKNEKRPCRLIVAGGGTEGVEVAGELLDLVRETGSEHDMASGRITVALIDRSRLLNTFPVKAQDFVEEYLSQRGVKIFAGSRITEVRKREVVLDPGARYGMSVLIWTGGLQPSKLLRGLPLSKDDQGWLRVTESLQSPDTDRIYGVGDAISMYNERGAVALSRLAYHALDQARVAGRNIANHIRGRRTIAYSPKTKPQLLSLGKDMGIFVRGEYVFSGQSVVLLKKMVQIRHIMTYLTRPSVSALSAKLREPKLRYLMRWLLPI; encoded by the coding sequence ATGAAGAAACGGATAGTCATTATTGGTGGCGGTTTCGGTGGGCTGGAGAGCGCCCTCTCCCTTTGGGAGATCCTGGAGTCGCAGGCTGACATCACGCTTATTGACCGAAACGCCTGCCATTCCTTTATCCCTTCGATCCACGAGATCATTTCCGGCAAGGTCGGTGCACGGGATATCCAAATTCCTCTTTCCGTTGTGCTCAGTCCTACAACCGTCACGTTTCTTCAGGACGAGGTTGTTTCCATAGATCCTTGGAATCGGCAGGTGATAACGCCTTCACGGGTCATGGAGTTCGACTATCTCGTTCTGAGCAGTGGTGCAGAGGACAACTTCTTTGGCGTACCTGGAGCTGCAGAGTTCTCCCATCCCTTCCGCAGTCCTGAGAGCGCTGAACGAATCTCTGCAACCGTAAAGGGGCTTTTGAAGAATGAAAAGAGACCATGCCGACTCATTGTAGCGGGAGGGGGCACGGAAGGGGTAGAGGTGGCCGGGGAACTCTTAGATCTGGTCAGGGAGACAGGCTCGGAACACGATATGGCTTCGGGCAGAATTACGGTGGCCTTGATCGATAGAAGCAGGCTCCTCAATACTTTTCCTGTGAAGGCCCAGGACTTCGTGGAGGAATATCTCTCGCAGCGCGGGGTGAAGATCTTCGCGGGGAGCAGGATCACGGAGGTTCGCAAGAGGGAGGTCGTCCTTGATCCTGGAGCGCGTTACGGCATGTCCGTCCTGATATGGACAGGCGGCCTTCAGCCTTCAAAATTGCTCAGGGGACTGCCGCTATCGAAAGATGACCAAGGGTGGCTTCGGGTGACGGAGAGTCTTCAGTCGCCGGATACTGATCGCATCTATGGCGTTGGAGATGCAATCAGCATGTATAATGAGCGAGGTGCCGTCGCCTTGTCACGTCTCGCCTATCATGCACTCGATCAGGCGCGTGTGGCGGGCCGCAATATTGCAAATCATATCAGGGGACGCAGGACAATTGCATACTCGCCGAAGACGAAACCGCAATTGCTCTCTTTGGGAAAGGACATGGGGATTTTCGTCAGGGGAGAGTACGTCTTTTCAGGTCAATCTGTCGTCCTTCTGAAAAAAATGGTTCAGATAAGGCATATCATGACGTACCTGACAAGACCGAGCGTTTCGGCTCTTTCGGCGAAGCTCCGGGAACCGAAGCTCCGTTATCTCATGCGATGGCTTCTGCCGATATAG
- the rpsB gene encoding 30S ribosomal protein S2 — MVATMKELLEAGVHFGHQVKRWNPKMKRYIFGERNGIYIIDLQKTLKGLEEAFRFVRNVAEAGEPILFVGTKKQAQDAIQDESQRAGAFSVNQRWLGGMLTNFATIKKSIERLKSIEKMKEDGTYEALSKKEVAGLEKERLKLERNLSGIKEMPELPGAVFVIDPKKEKIAIAEARKLSIPIVAVVDTNCDPDEVDYVIPGNDDAIRAIKLITSKMAEAILRGKEAAAKAASLEAEKAVIQEKAEQEEAAALAEGSPPQNAPAFAASTGEV, encoded by the coding sequence ATGGTAGCAACGATGAAGGAATTACTTGAGGCCGGTGTCCATTTCGGCCACCAGGTAAAGCGGTGGAACCCGAAGATGAAGCGTTATATCTTCGGTGAGAGAAACGGCATCTATATTATTGACCTCCAGAAGACGCTCAAGGGTCTTGAGGAGGCCTTTCGTTTTGTCCGTAATGTCGCCGAGGCAGGTGAACCGATACTCTTTGTGGGCACGAAAAAACAGGCACAGGACGCCATCCAGGACGAATCCCAGAGGGCGGGTGCCTTCTCCGTAAACCAGAGGTGGCTCGGCGGAATGCTGACCAACTTCGCCACGATCAAGAAGAGCATCGAGCGACTCAAGAGCATCGAAAAGATGAAAGAAGACGGCACCTATGAGGCCCTCTCAAAGAAAGAGGTTGCCGGTCTCGAGAAGGAGAGGCTGAAGCTCGAAAGGAATCTGAGCGGCATAAAAGAGATGCCGGAACTGCCCGGTGCGGTATTTGTCATCGATCCCAAGAAGGAGAAGATCGCGATTGCAGAGGCAAGGAAGCTTTCGATTCCGATCGTCGCCGTGGTCGATACCAACTGTGACCCTGACGAGGTTGATTACGTAATACCAGGCAACGACGATGCGATACGGGCGATAAAGCTCATAACGTCGAAGATGGCGGAAGCTATTCTCCGGGGAAAAGAGGCCGCAGCTAAAGCGGCTTCCCTCGAGGCGGAGAAGGCTGTGATTCAGGAGAAGGCGGAGCAGGAAGAGGCTGCCGCGCTTGCCGAGGGTTCTCCTCCGCAGAATGCACCGGCCTTTGCGGCAAGCACAGGGGAGGTTTAA
- the tolR gene encoding protein TolR — translation MKAERGRSAMSEINVTPLVDVMLVLLIIFMVTAPLLQQGVDVNLPKAKGKELPPEERITLIIKKDGSIYMNDNPVSMGEMKKKLESVSKLNPNVFLKADKSVPYGLVVELMGEVKDAGIEKLGMITEPAIQMK, via the coding sequence GTGAAGGCAGAGCGCGGCAGGTCGGCGATGTCCGAAATAAACGTGACGCCTCTCGTGGATGTCATGCTCGTCCTTCTCATCATCTTTATGGTCACCGCACCCCTTCTTCAACAGGGGGTTGATGTGAACCTGCCGAAGGCGAAGGGCAAGGAACTGCCTCCTGAAGAGAGAATAACCTTAATCATAAAAAAAGACGGCAGTATCTATATGAACGACAATCCGGTATCCATGGGAGAGATGAAGAAGAAACTCGAATCGGTATCGAAGCTGAACCCCAACGTGTTTCTCAAGGCTGATAAGTCCGTGCCCTATGGTCTTGTCGTTGAGCTCATGGGTGAGGTTAAGGATGCCGGGATAGAGAAACTCGGCATGATAACAGAGCCGGCGATACAGATGAAATGA
- the truA gene encoding tRNA pseudouridine(38-40) synthase TruA: MTRTRLEPLDKGVKRKPLRRIRLAVQYDGTAYNGWQAQPSGTTIQRTLEKSIQKITGDTVSLIGAGRTDAGVHAVEQVASFDSATKLDTTVLKRALNAVLPEDVRVFAVEDVQTDFHPRYSALRKRYVYLIANMEIGSVPVFLKRYVWQISVPLRAAEMKRAADYLCGRHDFSSFRGTGCGARSPVREVYAIDVQGFDEIHFLCARFSGTFLKIAIEADAFLRHMVRNIVGTLVEVGRGKLTPQDIRGILEARDRKCAGPTAPAKGLFLDRVIYPL; encoded by the coding sequence GTGACGCGCACAAGACTCGAACCCCTCGATAAGGGAGTCAAAAGGAAACCATTGAGACGGATACGGTTGGCGGTCCAATATGACGGCACCGCATATAACGGCTGGCAGGCCCAGCCATCGGGGACAACAATCCAGAGGACACTCGAGAAGAGCATACAGAAGATCACCGGTGATACGGTATCGCTCATCGGCGCTGGCAGGACCGATGCCGGTGTCCATGCAGTAGAACAGGTCGCGTCCTTCGATTCCGCAACAAAGCTTGATACGACTGTCCTGAAGAGGGCCCTCAATGCGGTGCTTCCTGAGGACGTGAGGGTCTTCGCCGTTGAGGACGTTCAAACCGACTTCCATCCAAGATACAGCGCGCTCCGCAAACGATACGTTTATCTCATCGCGAACATGGAGATAGGAAGTGTTCCCGTCTTTCTCAAGCGCTATGTGTGGCAAATTAGCGTTCCTCTCAGAGCGGCAGAGATGAAGCGTGCTGCCGACTATCTCTGTGGCCGCCATGACTTTTCATCCTTCAGGGGAACAGGATGCGGCGCAAGAAGTCCGGTTCGCGAGGTCTATGCTATCGACGTACAGGGGTTTGACGAGATACACTTTCTTTGCGCACGCTTTAGCGGCACGTTCCTGAAGATTGCGATTGAGGCTGACGCCTTCCTGAGACACATGGTAAGAAATATCGTCGGGACACTCGTTGAGGTCGGGAGGGGGAAACTGACGCCGCAAGACATCAGGGGAATATTGGAAGCAAGGGACAGGAAATGTGCCGGTCCAACTGCACCGGCAAAGGGGCTCTTCCTCGACAGGGTCATCTACCCCTTATAG
- the greB gene encoding transcription elongation factor GreB, with protein sequence MTTGPHQRKTRASAYITPQGQRRLHEELSYLWQIKRPQVTQAVAEAAAMGDRSENAEYIYGKKQLRQIDSRIRFLARRLNELVVVDRVPDDRSRIFFGAWVKLEDSDGNVCQYRIVGPDEIDSERKSISIDSPMAKALLRREEGDEIVVSRPNGTTAYFVISIRYESFPP encoded by the coding sequence ATGACGACAGGACCTCACCAGAGAAAAACACGAGCTTCAGCATATATCACACCTCAAGGACAGAGGCGTTTGCATGAGGAACTGTCCTATCTCTGGCAGATTAAACGGCCCCAGGTTACTCAGGCTGTTGCTGAAGCAGCCGCAATGGGGGACCGTTCTGAAAACGCAGAGTATATTTATGGCAAAAAACAGTTGCGACAGATCGATTCGCGTATACGTTTCCTTGCACGGAGACTGAACGAGCTGGTCGTTGTAGACAGGGTGCCTGACGACAGGTCAAGGATATTCTTTGGCGCATGGGTGAAACTTGAGGACAGTGACGGAAACGTATGCCAGTATCGTATTGTCGGTCCTGATGAGATCGATTCTGAAAGAAAGTCTATCAGCATTGACTCACCCATGGCAAAGGCGTTGCTGCGCAGGGAAGAGGGTGACGAAATCGTGGTGTCGAGACCGAACGGAACAACGGCATATTTTGTGATATCGATCCGGTATGAGTCATTTCCCCCGTGA
- a CDS encoding TonB family protein, whose amino-acid sequence MSAASLQRSAAISFLLHLTLFGAALWAARHSNHFVMPSPYVVNLVSPASVTSTQGGAVSEVRTPEKPVSEKSASEKPAAHKSRPESMSAQERPKALRRNREEYLSERIAEIEAKEKIKKRVWLRDVVSLKAGKGGGGSVPSTAKGEGGSVTGTARQGRGSNIENYAARVGEEIRQHWAYPETGEQDIEAIISIRIQKNGSLQILGVEKSSGNPLFDRSALRAITKASPVTPPSQEMEIGVRFYP is encoded by the coding sequence ATGAGCGCGGCATCACTGCAGCGCTCGGCGGCCATCTCTTTCCTCCTCCATCTTACGCTTTTCGGCGCAGCACTCTGGGCAGCCAGGCATTCGAACCACTTTGTCATGCCGTCGCCCTATGTTGTAAATCTCGTCTCTCCAGCGTCCGTAACGAGCACTCAGGGAGGCGCGGTGAGCGAGGTCAGGACGCCTGAAAAGCCTGTGTCTGAGAAGTCTGCATCTGAGAAACCTGCGGCCCATAAGAGCAGGCCCGAGAGTATGTCTGCCCAGGAGCGTCCAAAGGCCCTGAGGAGAAACAGGGAAGAGTATCTTTCGGAGAGGATCGCTGAGATCGAGGCGAAGGAAAAGATCAAGAAGCGGGTGTGGCTGAGGGATGTGGTCTCTCTGAAGGCAGGAAAGGGCGGGGGCGGGTCTGTCCCGTCCACAGCAAAGGGCGAGGGAGGATCCGTCACAGGGACGGCCAGGCAGGGGAGGGGATCGAATATAGAGAACTACGCTGCCCGGGTTGGCGAAGAGATCCGGCAGCACTGGGCCTATCCTGAAACAGGCGAACAGGACATTGAGGCGATCATCTCGATACGGATACAGAAGAACGGTTCCCTGCAGATACTCGGGGTTGAGAAGAGCTCCGGAAATCCGCTCTTTGACCGGTCGGCTTTAAGGGCAATAACAAAGGCGAGTCCCGTTACCCCGCCTTCCCAGG
- a CDS encoding TraR/DksA family transcriptional regulator: MAKKPVKPVKKSETGKKRASAKPKRKEAEKKASKTERKTTGPVAMGKTERGRPAKAVTTRAKTAVKMDVPKPVGPARKKSAAGSREEILRKHLIRSREEIVREAKSEIGKYIKGETRQLVESVLDDGDWSVIDLSEDINLRRLAKHREVLLKIDEALRKMKEGTYGTCEDCGEEINTARLEVLPFAIYCRDCQEKREELEKMEEEEL; this comes from the coding sequence ATGGCAAAGAAACCGGTAAAGCCAGTTAAGAAAAGCGAGACAGGGAAGAAAAGAGCTTCAGCGAAACCGAAACGGAAAGAGGCTGAGAAGAAGGCATCGAAAACAGAAAGAAAGACGACAGGTCCCGTGGCAATGGGAAAGACGGAAAGAGGAAGACCCGCGAAGGCAGTGACAACAAGAGCAAAGACGGCCGTTAAAATGGACGTACCAAAACCTGTCGGCCCTGCCCGGAAGAAATCTGCCGCAGGCAGCAGGGAGGAGATCTTGCGGAAGCACTTGATCCGTTCCAGAGAGGAGATTGTGCGGGAAGCGAAGAGCGAGATAGGGAAATACATTAAGGGTGAGACCAGACAGCTTGTCGAGTCCGTCTTGGACGACGGCGACTGGTCTGTCATCGACCTTTCCGAAGACATCAATCTGAGAAGGCTTGCAAAGCACCGCGAGGTTCTCCTCAAGATCGACGAGGCCTTGAGGAAGATGAAGGAAGGTACGTATGGTACCTGTGAAGATTGCGGGGAAGAGATAAATACAGCGCGCCTCGAGGTCCTGCCTTTCGCCATTTATTGCAGGGACTGCCAGGAGAAGAGGGAAGAACTCGAAAAGATGGAGGAAGAAGAGCTATAA